DNA sequence from the Acipenser ruthenus unplaced genomic scaffold, fAciRut3.2 maternal haplotype, whole genome shotgun sequence genome:
AATATACATGTGGGACAAGTCTGTGTCCCCCAGTGCAGTGGAGGGACGGGGAGTGGTCCAGCTGTCCCCCTATCCTGTCGTCAGGGCTCTGCGGGCTGTGTTGACTGTCCCTCGCCCCGGGGGGGGTCCAGCGCGGTCAGAGCGTCGGAGAGAGAGGACATGCGGTTCTGAAAGGCGCCCCACACCTAGAGAGCCAAGAAATACAACAACGTGACAATACAGGGGAGCAAACGCAACAACACAGGGGAGCAAACGCGACAATACAGGGGAGCAAACGCGACAATACAGGGGAGCAAACGCGACAATACAGGGGAGCAAACGCAACAATACAGGGGAGCAAACGCAACAACACGGGAGCAAACGCAACAACACAGGGGAGCAAACGCAACAATACAGGGGAGCAAACGCAACAACACGGGAGCAAACCCAACAACACAGGGGAGCAAACGCGACAACACAGGGGAGCAAACGCGACAACACAGGGGAGCAAACGCGACAATACAGGGGAGCAAACGCGACAATACAGGGGAGAAAACGCGACAATACAGGGGAGCAAACGCAACAATACAGGGGAGCAAACGCGACAATACAGGGGAGCAAACGCGACAATACAGGGGAGCAAACGCGACAATACAGGGGAGCAAACACGACAATACAGGGGAGCAAACGCGACAATACAGGGGAGCAAACACGACAATACAGGGGAGCAAACGCGACTACAGGGGAGAAAACACGACTATACAGGGGAGAAAACGCGACAATACAGGGGAGCAAACGCGACAATACAGGGGAGCAAACGCGACTACAGgggctggtctgcttgacttcgTTGCCTCTAGTTtcaatgacactttttttttttttttactttttcttccctccccctccctctctcaccagtCCCAGTTTGTCCAGTTCCCCAGTCCTCTCGCCCCACACTTCCAGATTGCTGTTCAGAGTTGCCATCAGAGACACAGCCTCCCTCAGACCCTGCGAGAGacacaaaaaacaatacagcagTTAGTACTGCAGTctcttaccagacctctctgtgctttacaatgcttccctatgctttaccagacctctctgtgctttacaatgcttccctatgctttaccagacctctctgtgctttacaatgcttccctatgctttaccacacctctctgtgctttacaatgcttccctatgctttaccagacctctctgtgctttacaatgcttccctatgctttaccagacctctctgtgctttacaatgcttccctatgctttaccacacctctctgtgctttacaatgcttccctatgctttaccacacctctctgtgctttacaatgcttccctatgctttaccagacctctctgtgctttacaatgcctccctatgctttaccagacctctctgtgctttacaatgcttccctatgctttaccagacctctctgtgctttacaatgcttccctatgctttaccacacctctctgtgctttacaatgcttccctatgctttaccacacctatctgtgctttacaatgcttccctatgctttaccagacctctctgtgctttacaatgcttccctatgctttaccagacctctgtgctttacaatactttcctatgctttaccagacctctctgtgctttacaatgcttccctatgctttaccagacctctctgtgctttacaatgcctccctatgctttaccagacctctctgtgctttacaatgcttccctatgctttaccagacctctctgtgctttacaatgcttccctatgctttaccagacctctctgtgctttacaatgcttccctatgctttaccagacctctctgtgctttacaatgcttccttatgctttaccagacctctctgtgctttacaatgcttccctatgctttaccatccctctctgtgctttacaatgcttccctatgctttaccagacctctctgtgctttacaatgcttccctgtgctttaccatacctctctgtgctttacaatgcttccctatgctttaccagacctctctgtgctttacaatgcttccctatgctttaccacacctctctgtgctttacaatgcttccctatgctttaccacacctctctgtgctttacaatgcttccctatgctttaccagacctctctgtgctttacaatgcctccctatgctttaccagacctctctgtgctttacaatgcttccctatgctttaccagacctctctgtgctttacaatgcttccctatgctttaccacacctctctgtgctttacaatgcttccctatgctttaccacacctatctgtgctttacaatgcttccctatgctttaccagacctctctgtgctttacaatgcttccctatgctttaccagacctctgtgctttacaatactttcctatgctttaccagacctctctgtgctttacaatgcttccctatgctttaccagacctctctgtgctttacaatgcctccctatgctttaccagacctctctgtgctttacaatgcttccctatgctttaccagacctctctgtgctttacaatgcttccctatgctttaccagacctctctgtgctttacaatgcttccctatgctttaccagacctctctgtgctttacaatgcttccttatgctttaccagacctctctgtgctttacaatgcttccctatgctttaccatccctctctgtgctttacaatgcttccctatgctttaccagacctctctgtgctttacaatgcttccctatgctttaccagacctctctgtgctttacaatgcttccctatgctttaccagacctctctgtgctttacaatgcttccctatgctttactatacctctctgtgctttacaatgcttccctagtTTTTTCAGTAAAATCATGTTTAATCTTTTTTGTGGAGAAACAAAAGCAGGCAGCATTCTTTAAGCTTACTGCGTTAAATTCGCTTTGCATAATACAGCAGAATAAAATGCCGTTCAaaagttaaattattattattattattattattattattattattattattattattattattattattattaataagaaaaAACCCGTGCATGTGCACCGGTtgcattgtggtttgttttttaccTCAATGATGTTATTGATGTAAGTTTGCCTTATTTGATTAAAATCTCTAATTTCTTGAGCCGACTCTCCGCTTCCCGCCATCTTCACTCAAACAGAGGGGCCTCCGTTAGGCACCGTCTGTAAACTCCGCCCGCTGAGGGTCAGCGAAACGAAGGCGAGGGCGCATCAGGAGTGTTTTATAAACGTTAAATAACTCGTGTGATCTTATAAATCTtataatatacatgtatttaacTCCCTCGATTAATACAAACTGAAGCATGTGGCTAGgtggtgggaaaaaaaaaagatttccgtTTTTAGTGTTCTTTTACTGTAAATCAACACCcgtcgtgtttttttttgttttgtttttgtgatccCTTACCAACGCTTTCTCGGCGCATGCGTGTGGTTGCGACGCGCCGGCCAGACCAGTATCACGTGAAAAGGGTCTAATTTGCATAAGATGGGAAAGCGGCTTCAGACATCAGAAACCAAGAGAGGAAGGGTGGCCTACCAGGattagatgatgatgatgatgatgatgatgatgatgatgatgatgattattattattattattattttcttagcagacacccttatccaggagagaatcgtaaacaaaaatacatttcaagaatcacagtacaagtaataatacaattaagagcaagataaatacaatgactttggttcaagcaagtacaagtgtgacaaaatccgattcaataacggagcagataagagtcagtgatagttacatcaggatataattaaatacaaaatactacagattaaataacacttgtgacagattacagggagggaggcagtatgGTTTGCAATAAAAGAAattctataaaatatatatatatagtgttgtttttatatttatgttgtcaacataaaatataaaaacaacactatatatatatattttatagaatTTCTTTTATTGCAAACCATACTGTAGAAaattaataggaaaaaaaaaaatcgcagaTCACAGCtgacatcacatcacatcacatttcCAATCCGACAAGAATCGAGGGGTTCAGAGATTGCCAGACTGTGCGCTACGAGGTGGGGTGCGCTATGCCGGGGGTTGTAGTGTTTTGGGGGCGCAGATCAATAAGGGGGTCCCCGCTCAGGACTCCCACTGCCTGCGTTTGCTGTAGAGGTTGAAAGTAGTTTGGGGGGGTCGGGGTCTGGCGCTCGCTCGGAGAGGGGGCAGCCCCTCCAGGGGCAGGTGCGGGGTCTCCCACAGGAGCTCGCAGGGGCTGTAGAAGGCGAGGAGGTCGGGACCCTCTGCTGGAGAACTCTGGAATTGCACACAAAAGCACCACACACAGgcaagcaatcaatcaatcaatcaatcaatctttattttatacagcgcctttcacagtTTTTGTAAACCgtggtgtgtgtctctgtctgtctgtctctgtctctgtgtgtatctctgtctgcctgtgtgtgtgtgtgtgtgtgtgtgtgtgtgtgtgcgtctctttCGTGAGTAAGCCCGTCTCACCTTCCCGGGCTGGGTCCGGCCGGGCGGTACCAGCGCCAGCCGCTCTCTCACTGCGGAGCTCAGAACATCCTGCTGAGGAACCGCAAGGCTGACCAGAGCCTGGAACCGGGTCTCAAACCGAGGCACATTCACAGctagagaggggggagagagagcaagcgagaggagagaggagagataatAATCATAACAACAACAATTAAACTGTCCTTAATAAAGATTCATTAAAAGTATCTTGTCTGAAGTTTATTGCAATATTTTGTACTGTCTTAAAACTCAGTTATCAACTctgcctcccctctctcctctcccctaccCTCTGATTCCCTCTCCTCTctgattccttctctctctccccctccccctccccctcctcctcctcctcctcctctcctctccctcctcctcctcctcctcctcctcctgctctcctctcctctccctcctcctcctcctcctcctcctcctcctctctctccctccctcccccctcctgtctgtctctctctcccccctcctctctctctcctccctctctctctccccctcctccctctctctctctctctctcctctcctcctctctctctctctccccctctcctctgtccccctccctctctctccccctctcctctctccccctcctccctctctctctctctctctccccctcctccctctcttcccctcctctctctcttcccctcctcccctcctctccccctctctctctctctctctctctctctctccccctcctctctctctctccctcctctcctctccccctctcctctcctcctctccttctcACCCTCTGCTATTTTCCCCTCCACAAGGTTTCTTGTCAGGGATGATTTTCTCAGCTGCTCGAGCACCGCCCTCCTGGGATGAAACTCCGCCCCCTCCACGCCCCTCAGCTCCGCCCCCAGGGCCAGCGTGGTGTGCAGCTCCGGTCTCTCCAGAAGGACCCCTGGACCGGCCTCCACGGGCGTCTCACCCACTGCCTGCTGGGCTCTGCTTTTCGTCCGCTCATCAAcagctacaaaaaataaaattaaaatttcactatttattttttattactgtaaatgGGTACGAATTTAAAACTGTTTTCCAGCGAGTTCAAAATTGAAAACTCAGCCCCACCCTTGAGGGCCTTGCCCTTAGCTGTCCTCCCGGGTGCCTTTTGGCGTGACGAGGACCCCTCCATTGAGAAGACGGctgtggggttggggttgaggttgggttTGGGGGTGTCAACGCCCCCCGACACCGGCGTCACAGTGCGGGGCTCCGCCTCCCTCTCCGGCCGGGGTGAAAGGTCATCGCTGTCCTTGCAGGTGCTGGTGTCTGACCTGGGAGTCATGTGAAAGCGCACCTGAGACAGGACAGGAGACCGAGTCaggtaaagagagagagagagagagagagagagagagagagagagagagagagagagaggagagagagagagagagagagagagagagacacacgcacacacacacacacacacgctctcccTGTCAAACAGAGACATACAGactcactcacatacacacacactccctgtcagagacagacagacagacagacagacagacacacacacacacacacacacacacagacagacactccctgttaaacagagacacacacacactctctctgtcaaacagacacagacagacagatacacagacacagacaataaacacagacagacagacactctctccctgtcaaacagagacacagacagatagagacagactgacagacagatacagacgcACACAGACAGCGACACACAtatgcacagacacagacaacaaacacagacagacagagacactccCTGTCAGAcagactgatacacacacacacacagacacacaaagacacagacatacacacagagatatgctaacacagacacacacacacacacacacacacacacacacacacacacacgcacagacagacacagacacagacacacacacacacacgcacagagagacacagacacacacacacacacacacacacgcacagacagacacagacacacacacgccctccctccctctctctacctGTCGGTGTCtgttccctcctcctcctcctcctcctcttcctctcctcttcaGGATCCCCCCCGCACCCCGGCTCATCTTCTCGGGGGTCAGTGAGATATCGAGGTCCGGGAGGGACCCCAGGGGCTCGGGTTCGGAGTGCAGGGGAGTGGGGGCGTGGCGCGTGGGCACAGACTCCGGGTACCCCAACAATGAGGTGTCGCTCTGCACAGACGGGCTCTCGGGGTCACTGCACCCCCCATAACGATGCGTCTCCATCACTGCACCCCAAAGGTCTTGGGGCGCAGTGCGACGGGAGGCTCTCCTGGTCAGTGGACCCCAATAACATGGGGTTGCTCTTCACAGAGACAGTGTCCTGGACTCTGCACCCCGGTCGTTTTGGGACGCAGTTTGAAGGAAAGCTCTCCTGGTCAGTGTAGTGTAGGGGGGTGTAGGATTTGGGGGTACGATCTGCCGTCGGCACTGCCAGTTTCATCTTCAACAGCAGGGGGCAGCACTGAGCTTCCTCTTATTGGACtaagaacaccccccccccctcctcctcaccccctcaccccctttcagagaaacacaaaaaatgaataaacaaggATAAACtaccccatagtaaaagcacagcaaagtgtaataaagagaagtgaaagcactgtaaagcacagagaggtgtggtaaagcatagggaagcattgtaaagcacagagaggtgtggtaaagcatagggaagcattgtaaagcacagagaggtctggtaaagcatagggaagcattgtaaagcacagagaggtctggtaaagcatagggcagcattgtaaagcacagagaggtctggtaaagcatagggcagcattgtaaagcacagagaggtctggtaaagcatagggcagcattgtaaagcacagagaggtctggtaaagcatagggaagcattgtaaagcacagagaggtgtggtaaagcatagggaagcattgtaaagcacagagaggtctggtaaagcatagggaagcattgtaaagcacagagaggtgtggtaaagcatagggaagcattgtaaagcacagagaggtctggtaaagcatagggaagcattgtaaagcacagagaggtctggtaaagcatagggaagcattgtaaagcacaga
Encoded proteins:
- the ppp1r35 gene encoding protein phosphatase 1 regulatory subunit 35, which produces METHRYGGCSDPESPSVQSDTSLLGYPESVPTRHAPTPLHSEPEPLGSLPDLDISLTPEKMSRGAGGILKRRGRGGGGGGGNRHRQVRFHMTPRSDTSTCKDSDDLSPRPEREAEPRTVTPVSGGVDTPKPNLNPNPTAVFSMEGSSSRQKAPGRTAKGKALKAVDERTKSRAQQAVGETPVEAGPGVLLERPELHTTLALGAELRGVEGAEFHPRRAVLEQLRKSSLTRNLVEGKIAEAVNVPRFETRFQALVSLAVPQQDVLSSAVRERLALVPPGRTQPGKSSPAEGPDLLAFYSPCELLWETPHLPLEGLPPLRASARPRPPQTTFNLYSKRRQWES